From Aegilops tauschii subsp. strangulata cultivar AL8/78 chromosome 5, Aet v6.0, whole genome shotgun sequence:
GGCAGGTGATGCCTGTGAGTGGCATGACCATTGAGCCACTTGTGTTGGCACCTACTCCAAATCCAAATGCTCTTCATTGAGCCACTTGTGTTGGCACCTACTCCAAATCCAAATGCTCTTTTCGCGAAGGAACTCTGTGATTTGCTAGCCAGCGTGGAGGTTGCTTGGGCAGGTCAATTGCTTGTCTCCTGACGGGGACGCCAATAAGGGGCAAACAAAAAAGGCAGGCAAAGGCAAAAATGATGCCAAAAGCAAGGTGTCTATGGCTTGTCCTCTTTGTTTGGGTTTTCGTTGTGGGTTGGGAGGTGCTTGATGTCTTGTGTCGAGGTGTTCTCGTGGGGAGTCACTTGGCGTAGTAGCAGTGAAGGGGTTTGTTGATGTTGTTTTTCTGGAGAGTTTGGCGGGCCGCCTGTGCGGTTGTGGGGTTTCATGTCTTGGGAGTAGTTTGTCGGTGCTTCGTTTGTATTGGTTTTCGCCCGGTTTTTCATAAATTAACTGGGCAATTCTCTTCTTCTTAATTAATCGATGAGGCAAaacttttgcctccgtttcgaaaaaaaaaccAGTAAAGCAGCACTTCAGATAACGGGTGCAGGTGTGTTTTCAGCATTTTTGTAACAACAGCTTTGCCATCTGCCATCATTCTCCCAGAGAAGAAAACTACATGCAAAAGAAATAATTGGGAATCTGTATGCCGttatatatatagtaatatttagCAATAATTTAACGGCAATCAACAGAACAAAGATAACAGATCTGTATTCGAGAGTTTTCATCTCGCCACATCTCATTATTCTTTCCTTTCGAAGCTCACTCATTTAGAACATACAGTACTAGGAAATTGTGTTTTCTTAGGCAAGTAGTGGAACCTGAAGAGGTGCAAAAGAAGGCTTTGCTCTAGACTAGAATGTACCTCCCAAGTCCGCACTTCAAACGCTTAAAGTGCAGGAAGGAGATCACTCCCCACCATGAGATTGGTGGAGTAACTTACCATGCAAGTTAAACTGCAGACTAAAGTCACTACCAAGGAAAAACACCTCAATAGACTTTAAACTAACGCATTAAATAGCAAAAGAGAATTCACAGTTTGATGTTGGTAGCCGTAACATATACCAAATCCTACAGAAGATCAAATTCTTGTCATGCAAGTGTGTTGTAACAGGTTCTCCAACTCACCCAATGCTACATTGATTCAGAGTTAGACATCAAAGAAATTGGTACAAATCGGCTAAATCAAAATCATAGTATAGATCATCATCGTTAACTCAAAACCAATTATATAGAGAGCTACCATGTCTGCAACAATAAATCAGCTGATATCAAATCAGACATTTAGAAATCTTGACCAAATATGTGTCAGTACCGATTTTATTACGTGGCTACGGCACATGAATTTGCAGGAAAACTGAAATACAAGCATAGAAACATCTGAGTTCTGCATAAACCTGCATAAGTTATCCCACCCAATATCCTTTTACCACCTGATAACTGAAGAGCTTTATACAAGGCCAATCTTGATATACCTGCCTGCTTTACAGGCTCCATCACTGCAATATTATAGTTAGTGGTATGCTAAAGCTACCTTTGAAAGATTCTTATTAAATATATGCACAAATTACTGATTTCAAGGCAACACCATTTATGCATATATGGATGGTTCAGCCACTGACAAGCAGTAATACACAAATATGTTACACATATTAAGAATCATGCTTAAAATGCAACAACCATTTGACAAGACAAATAACAAAGGATAAGCACTGTTGCAATCATCGATGAGTGCAATTTACCGCTTCAGCGCTCCTCTTTAGCCCCTCTTATGCTCCTTACTCTTCTCTCCAGAGCGGCTTGCCCCTTGCGGACAATGTCGCTCATCCTCACCCAATACATGACTTTCTGACCTCTTGTGGCTCTTCTTCTTGCTGGATCGCTTTCTTCCATGTGGGGGTTCACTGCCATCACTGTCACTACCAGATGCATCCCTCCGGTGATGACGCCTCTTGTGGTGGCGGTGATGCCTCCTCCCTTCCCCTCCAGATTCATCATCATCTGATGAATCATCCTTCCGGCGGTGGGTCCTCCGCCTCTTCCTATCTTtcctactcttcctgtgcatcttCCTGTCAGAGTCACTCTCGCTATCCTCATCTGAGGATCTGTGCTTCTTCCGCCtattcttcttcttgtccttagTTCTCTCCTCCTCCGAATCGTCCTCACTGTCACTCTTCCTGCTCATCCTGTGCTTCGATCTTCCCCTGCTCTTGCTCCTATGGCGGCTTGTCTTCTTGTCCTCCTCCCCTGACCGCTTCCCTCCACGGCTTTTGGCACGCTCCCGTTCAGCAATTATCTTCTCCAGCTCGGGATCAATATCGGAATCAGAGGAATCGCTGTCAATCTCATCCTCATCTTCCTCGTCAGAACCCTCCTCGTCAGCGTCTCTGGCACCAGAGGCTTTCTTCGTGATCTCCTCGAACTTGGCCTTGGCCTGCGCGGCGGACAGCATGCCAGCTTGGATGTCGTCGTCCATGGCAAGCTCCTTGACAGAAAGGAAGTTGCGGCACTGGAAGGTGAGATGGCCAACACGGCCGCACTTCTTGCAGGCGCCCCGGGTCTCGTCGGAGTTGGATCCAGTGACGCGGGCGAGCGCGAGGAGGCCCTGGAAGCTGGTGTAGGCGTTCTCCGAGGAGGCGCCGGGGTCGGAGGAGGGAGGCGCggcggcttcggcggcggcgttggctgcggcggctgcggcgttggcggagacggaggaggagggggcctgCTGCTTGTTGTTGTTCTCGGGGGCGTAGGGGTCGTAGCCGATGGCGCTCTGCCAGATGCCGTGCGTCTGCAGCGCCGCGCTGCTGTGCACGCGGTTGTTCGCCGGCATGCGAACgcgccccgccgtcgccggcaTCTTCGGTCGCCGGGGTTAGGGTTAGGGCTCGGTGGGTGGGTGGGGAATCGGGGATGTCTTTCGAGCGACGCGAATCGGGTGGATGTCAAAGAGGAGTGGCCGACTCGTGTACTACTCTCTGGACATATCTATAGGCGTCATATGCGGATGGGCCGACGTGGACTTAGGCCGAATTCTATTTGGGCTTGTATAACGTGCCAGACCGCTCTTCGCGTTTAGGCCCAGTTCGGTTCATAGGAAATGAGCAGAAATAAGACATTCCACAGGAACACTGTTTCTATAGTAAACACTAGcaaatatgcccgtgcgttgcgacgggagaaaaaatagctttgtgttgtCCTACTAAAAACACAACGTGCCAAACGAAAGAATGGGGACATAATAGAACTTTCCGGAATTCTTGAGCACCAACATTGACCGGTTTGTCCAAATTTGAATAATCATTGAGACACATAGAATTGATTGAAGAATGAAATGATACAAAGTTCATCACCATTCAATAAAATGGCACATTTCTTTTGACTTCAAGTTTATTAATTAACATTATAAAATTGAGATGAATTTAAAATTTTCAGAATTCTCGGGCATGAATGTTCACAGGACCGAGGTTGTTGCATTCGAAAAAATAATGTATTTAATTTTTTATAGAATTATTTTTCATGTTGTTCATTGACTTAGAAATAACAAATACTAAATTATCGAGAAATAGCTCATTGATATTACTTTGTGCTATTTTAAAATAATGTAGAAAAAAAGTTTGCATAGGTCATTATCAAAGTTAGAGAAATTTGCAAATTCTGAACCTAAAGAAATATTACAAAATTTTCATTTGTGATATTTTTGTTCCGAGCGTATTTAATGAATTGAGGAAAACATGATCCTGAAGTTGGTCAAAGAAATACACAAGCTTTGATGTTTTTATCCTATTTTTTTGCCCACATTGTAAACATCTAAAAGACTTCACATCATTCCATGAGAAGTTGATATAATAACTAAGAAAACCATGTACTCCTACAAACACTGAGATGTTAAAATTTAGCACAACAAAATTCTATTTATCCATATGGTTACTAAGAACAAAAATTACTTTTTTCACATAACTTGACATCCACAATTTTTTCTGCTGGTCTATCCCAACACTAATTTATTTATTGTCGAAAGTAACCCGTCTATATATGGCATCTAAGCATCCAAATTAACCCTATCAATTTATATATCCACCTCTAAATAATTTTTTTACGAGTTTGTTTAGAAAAACCGGGCGTGGACATGTTTGTATgccttatttatttattttaactTTATTATGTATATGGTGTGTAACATCTTCTCCTTTATTAATCCCATTTTAATTAGGAGCCAATTAGCGGGCATGACAGCCCGGAATTCCATTTAATGGAGGCATGCGTGTCCCTCCTTTATTTTTGCCATTTGAATTTTTGTTTTCCAGAATCCCGGTTAATCAAAGCTCACGATAATTATTAGGGAATCAATTAGTGACATGACAGCCCACAATTCCATTGAATGGAGGCTCCTTTATTTCTAGCAATTGAAATCCATTTTTTAATTAGAGCCAACCTTCTTTTATTGAGGCGCTCATGTCCTCAATTATCGGGTCTTTTTCTTTTTGTTGACATGTGCAGTCAAGGGCACAAATCGTAGAACATAGTAGGCCCAGTGGCCCATGCAAGGGATATTCAATAAAATTAGAAACAATGCGCAGCCCACGCACCGGGAAATATGTCACGACGGACCAAGAATACCTatttgctttattattaggtaaagattTGCTTCACACCGTTCGGAACGAAGGAATCGCTGTCAGCCCATCCTCTCGAAAGTGTCCTCCCCTGCAGTTTTCAAAGGAAAAATAGCATCTGCCTGGAGCTCTTATTTTTGGACAGGGCCGAGGCACGGGGAAGGAAGAGGCTGCTTCAACCTCTACATGATAGGAAGTGTTTCCCGGTCAAAATAGGTGATTTGTGCAAGTTGCAAGCACCGGGCTGTACTTCTTTCACATAAAAATCGTTAGCTGGGGCGACCTGTGTAGATTTCTCTTGCTTATTTTCCTATGTTTCAAACATCGAGATTCTTTTCTTATTCCTCTGTTGTGGGGAACCGCGGGATTGAACTGTACAACCAACACTATTCCTATGCGGTTTTATATTCCTTCGTTTTACGAACCTGCATGCCAAACGAGGCCTTAAACTCCGACCATGTTTTCGAATGAAAGAAGTTCATATTTCACCCTCAAGTGTGGCTTGATGGATGAATAACCCCAGGCTTGAATTTGGTACAATTTACACCCTAAAATCCTTAAAACTGGGTAAATTTACCCTTAAGCAGTTTAGCATCGATTTTACCTGGTTTTGGGTCAACACTGCGTGACGTGGCGTGGTACTGTGGTCAGTATAGAGAGATTTATGTCTTGTGACGTGGCTCGATTGGGTTGGACCAGGCAAACGAACCCAAAACTCTCTGTCCCTCTCTGGTCAGTTCGCCTACTCTGCTTCCTTTGACGCTGCCTCCTCTACCTCCTATTCCTCCTCTTCCGTCGCCTTAGAGGTTGAAGTTGCTGCACCGTCGTAGCCCATGATCTAGACAATGTAATTGTAATCAGATTGAAGCCATGGATCCCGGTACGTGATGCAAATCTGCTGCTCCTCTCTCTGATGTGTGATTTTGGGATTTTGGGCGCATGAGAAAGGGTTTTGATGGAGGGGATTTTGGGGTTTCCACTATTGATGTATCATCAGCCGTCGTCGTTTATTGTTTGTTTAGTTGGTCGAGAGGATGAGGGAGCCACGTTCAAATTTGCAAATGTCTGTATTTTTTGTCAAGTAGGAAGAGAGCAGGAATTAGTTATCTCAGCTAGAGGTTAAAAAAGGCATAATCCGCTAGTGGGGAATAACATGTTACAAATAGATAGCAGAAAAATTAATTTGCAAGCACACGCTCTTCCTTGTgccccaaaagaaaaaaaaatgtgTCG
This genomic window contains:
- the LOC109787648 gene encoding uncharacterized protein, translating into MPATAGRVRMPANNRVHSSAALQTHGIWQSAIGYDPYAPENNNKQQAPSSSVSANAAAAAANAAAEAAAPPSSDPGASSENAYTSFQGLLALARVTGSNSDETRGACKKCGRVGHLTFQCRNFLSVKELAMDDDIQAGMLSAAQAKAKFEEITKKASGARDADEEGSDEEDEDEIDSDSSDSDIDPELEKIIAERERAKSRGGKRSGEEDKKTSRHRSKSRGRSKHRMSRKSDSEDDSEEERTKDKKKNRRKKHRSSDEDSESDSDRKMHRKSRKDRKRRRTHRRKDDSSDDDESGGEGRRHHRHHKRRHHRRDASGSDSDGSEPPHGRKRSSKKKSHKRSESHVLGEDERHCPQGASRSGEKSKEHKRG